Below is a window of Deltaproteobacteria bacterium DNA.
GGATACATGAACACGGGCGTACAGCGAAGTTCAGCCACCCCTTTGGGGGCCTGGACAACCACCACGCCTGAAGGCAAGGCCGGACCTAAAAAAGACCTGCCCGCCATCATGATGGCCCATCGCATCCCTTATTTCGCCACGCTCACCCCGGCTTTTCCGGAAGATTTCCTGGCCAAGGCGCGCCAGGCTGAGGCCATCAAAGGGATGCGTTTCCTGCAGCTCCTTTCTCCCTGCCCGCCGGGCTGGGGCATTCCCTCGCAGGCAACCGTGAAGCTGGCTCGGCTGGCGGTTCAAACAAGGGTCTTTCCTCTTTATGAAGTTTATGACGGAAAGAGGATCATTCTCAATTTAGAGCCCGAAAAGGTACCGGTAAAGGACTATTTGAGAGCGCAGACAAGGTTTAGAACACTCTCCGATGAAGAGATGGAGCACGTGCAGAAAGAGGTTGATTTCCACTGGGCCGAGCTGAAGGCCCGGGCCGACTGGTTCGCCTCAAAGGCAGACGATGCAGCCCTTTGACGGATACTTATTTTATCCGCGCTGAGACTGTTCGATTATTTTATAAAGGAGCACACGAATGTCACCTAAAAAATCGAAAGCAAAGAAAACGATTCTCCTGGGCCTTGACGGCGCTGACCCCTTAATGGTGAAGCGTTTTATGGATGAGAGGAAACTGCCAAACCTGAAAAAGGTCATGGACATGGGCACGACCACCGAATCTTTATCAATGCTCGGGGTGCATCCGACCATCACCCCGCCGAACTGGGCGAGCCTGGCCACCGGAGCGAATCCGGGGACACATGGCATCACCTGTTTCTGGAACCACACCATTGGTAAGGACCTGCTCACGCTGAGCTATGGCTTCAATTCACGGCTCAGTGAGGCGGAATTTATCTGGGACGCCGCAGCCAGAGCTGGTAAAAAGAGCATCCTCTTCAACTATCCCACCGCCTGGCCCCCGACCAATAAGGAACATACCATCGTGGTGGACGGCTCGATGGTCGTCGTCAACACCAGGGCCATGGTCGCTCATGAAACCATCTATTATTGCAAGGAGGGTGATTTCCCTATTGAAGAAACCCCGCATTTTACGGATGAGACCGGGGTGGACTGCATGATCGAAGGGGAAGTTGACGAAAAAGACTTTGACGTCTCCGAAGGCGAGGCCGTGGCCACCACCGCCCTGGAGGGCTTTAAGATCAAGGCCCTCGAGGAAAGGCGCGCTGCGGGCATGGGGGCCTTGAGGTACGACCAGGTCAAGACCCCGATTAAACCGGCCCGCGGCTGGAAGAGTGAGGCCAGTTCGGCCAAAGAGGTGGTTTTACCGGTTAATAACGGGCTGGAGAGGCGCTATGGATTGATCGTCGCGGCAGACGGCCAGAAGTATAACAGGCTTAAAATTTACTCCAAAAAGCAGGAGGAGGAGCCTATTGGAGAAGCTCGGGCCGGGGAATGGAGTGAATGGATATACGATCGTTTCAGGATCGCGGGAGAGACAAGGCCGGTGGCTTACAAGATAAAGATACTGAATCTTGAAGAAGACGGCTCAAGCATGGATTTCTATTGTTCCTACACCATAGACCTGTCTAACGATATATGGATGTACCCCCGCAAATTAGGGGCCGAGCTTTACGAAAAAATAGGCCCGATAATGCATCACTCTTACTGCGGGATTCATAGCCTCATGGCCGAGGCGCACGCTCAGATGTATGACTGGTACGCCAGGGCCCTCTTATACCTGATTGCCAACTATGAATGGGAGCTGCTGTATGTCCATGTCCACGCCTTAGATTATGCCAATCACATCTATCAAAATGCAATTCTGGAAGAGCACAACCCGAATTATCAGAAGCACATTGACAACCTGTACAGGTATTACAAGATTTCAGATGATCTTGTCGGAGAAATGCTCAAGGTCATGGATGAGGATACTCTGCTCTTCGTCGTCTCGGACCACGGCGGGATGAGCCGTGAAGCCGGGTGTGAGACGCCTCTTGTGGGCGATCCCCACAGCGTTGCGGGCAAGGTCATGGAAGACCTGGGCTACATGGTTGTGGACCGGAAAAAAGAGCCGCCTGAAATCATCTGGGAGAAGACCAGGGCCATCAGTCAGCGCTCCGGTTATATCTATATCAACCTCAAGGGCCGGGAACCCCATGGCAGCGTGGAGCCTGAGGAGTACAACGCCCTGGTGGAAAAGATAATTGATGATCTCCTGTGCATGAGAGACCCTGGCAATGGCCGGCGGCCGATCGCTTTAGCCCTAAGAAAAGAAGATATGCCCATGTTAGGGCTATACGGGAACCATGTGGGGGATATTTACTTCACCTTCAACTCCAGCTGGACCAGAGTTCATGGCACCCAGCTTACCACAAGCGTTTACAAAGGCACTTCTGTTGGATGCCTGTTCATGGCTGCCGGTCCGGGAATCAAGAAGGGTGAAATTATTAAGCGGCCGGTAAATGTCATTGATATCGTGCCCACCATCTGTCATTTGACCGACATTCCTCTTCCAAGAGATGTCGAGGGTGGGATTATCTACCAGGCTCTGGAAGGGTTTTAAGGCTTAAGCAGCAGATGGGGAGAGGCGTTAAAAGGAAAAAAGACAAGGGGGTGGCCTTTGCCTTCAAGTTTAATCACGGAACTCAATGAAAAAAATTTTGACAGCGAGACTTTTGACAGCGAAGGGCCTGTCCTGGTCTATTTCGGGGCTGAGCAGCGCTGTGGGATTTGCATGAAGCTTGTTCCGCTCCTTGAAGAGCTGGCCGAAGAATACGCCGGGAAACTCAAGGTGCGCAAAGTGAACGTTGATCAATGTCCATCCCTGGCCACAAGGTTCAGGCTGAGAGGCATTCCGGCTTTATTCCTGTTCAAAGACGGCCTGGTCGAGGAGCAGTTAGGAGGGTTTCATGAGAAGGCGGCGCTGGTTTCCGTTCTGGATAAGCATCTTCGTTAGTTTCATGCTGTTCGTGGGCGGTTTGATGAACTTTACAAACGCAGAGACGGGCGGAGTCAGCGGTAAAAAAGGAGGAAAACACATGATCAAATGGGAATCCATCAAGGGGGTTGAGATAAGTCCCGGTTCCGGCTGGGGCCCTGAATTCAATGTTGTGAGGTTGGAAAGGGACCTGGCCTTAGCCAAAGGCATGGGTTTTAACGCAGTGAAGACATGGCTTGTCAGCGAGGCGTATTTTGAACACCGTGAGCTCATGTTGAAAAATGTCAGAACGTTTATTGAGCTTTGTAAGAAGCACGGATTATATGCCAGCTTCCTGCTTTTTCATATGGGCGGAGGCTCCACTCATCCCCAGGAGTTGAACC
It encodes the following:
- a CDS encoding pyruvate synthase subunit beta, with translation MNKDWWESPEFLHPGHAFCAGCGFIIAFRHILKVLGADTIVAITAGCLGTNSGFLPSSPIKVAGYNTPFASVAAAATGIRAALDARGNSLTQVIAVAGDGGTYDIGLQALSAAAERNENFIYLCYDNEGYMNTGVQRSSATPLGAWTTTTPEGKAGPKKDLPAIMMAHRIPYFATLTPAFPEDFLAKARQAEAIKGMRFLQLLSPCPPGWGIPSQATVKLARLAVQTRVFPLYEVYDGKRIILNLEPEKVPVKDYLRAQTRFRTLSDEEMEHVQKEVDFHWAELKARADWFASKADDAAL
- a CDS encoding alkaline phosphatase family protein produces the protein MSPKKSKAKKTILLGLDGADPLMVKRFMDERKLPNLKKVMDMGTTTESLSMLGVHPTITPPNWASLATGANPGTHGITCFWNHTIGKDLLTLSYGFNSRLSEAEFIWDAAARAGKKSILFNYPTAWPPTNKEHTIVVDGSMVVVNTRAMVAHETIYYCKEGDFPIEETPHFTDETGVDCMIEGEVDEKDFDVSEGEAVATTALEGFKIKALEERRAAGMGALRYDQVKTPIKPARGWKSEASSAKEVVLPVNNGLERRYGLIVAADGQKYNRLKIYSKKQEEEPIGEARAGEWSEWIYDRFRIAGETRPVAYKIKILNLEEDGSSMDFYCSYTIDLSNDIWMYPRKLGAELYEKIGPIMHHSYCGIHSLMAEAHAQMYDWYARALLYLIANYEWELLYVHVHALDYANHIYQNAILEEHNPNYQKHIDNLYRYYKISDDLVGEMLKVMDEDTLLFVVSDHGGMSREAGCETPLVGDPHSVAGKVMEDLGYMVVDRKKEPPEIIWEKTRAISQRSGYIYINLKGREPHGSVEPEEYNALVEKIIDDLLCMRDPGNGRRPIALALRKEDMPMLGLYGNHVGDIYFTFNSSWTRVHGTQLTTSVYKGTSVGCLFMAAGPGIKKGEIIKRPVNVIDIVPTICHLTDIPLPRDVEGGIIYQALEGF
- the traF gene encoding conjugal transfer protein TraF, which codes for MPSSLITELNEKNFDSETFDSEGPVLVYFGAEQRCGICMKLVPLLEELAEEYAGKLKVRKVNVDQCPSLATRFRLRGIPALFLFKDGLVEEQLGGFHEKAALVSVLDKHLR